The Mycolicibacterium smegmatis genome has a window encoding:
- a CDS encoding alpha/beta fold hydrolase has translation MFFGFDELDITVNGVRLRGRVGPACGKPPLLLLHGHPESHLMWHRVAPALAEDFFIVAPDLRGYGNSERPPASPDHSTYSKREMARDCVELMAALGHQQFYVAGHDRGARVAARLAADSPECVTRVMLLDIAPTLDMYEGTTRDFASAYWHWFFLIQPAPLPETLIGADPRAYVEGVMGARHAGLAPFPRDVLDHYIAGFAGIERARGACEDYRAAATIDLDHDRRDRDQGRKIAAPLRVLWGKHGVIERLFEPLELWQNIADTVSGRALDCGHYLPEEQPEEIVAEMRAFFGDCA, from the coding sequence GTGTTCTTTGGCTTCGACGAACTCGACATCACGGTCAACGGGGTCCGGCTTCGCGGCCGGGTCGGACCGGCCTGCGGCAAGCCGCCGCTTCTGCTTCTGCACGGCCACCCGGAATCGCACCTGATGTGGCACCGTGTGGCGCCCGCGCTGGCGGAGGACTTCTTCATCGTCGCCCCGGACCTGCGTGGATACGGGAATTCGGAGCGTCCGCCGGCGAGCCCCGATCACAGCACCTACTCCAAGCGGGAGATGGCCCGCGACTGTGTCGAGTTGATGGCGGCACTCGGTCACCAGCAGTTCTACGTGGCCGGGCACGACCGCGGGGCGCGCGTGGCCGCCCGACTTGCCGCCGACTCTCCGGAGTGCGTCACCCGCGTCATGCTCCTCGACATCGCGCCCACCCTCGACATGTACGAGGGAACCACGCGCGACTTCGCGAGCGCCTACTGGCACTGGTTCTTCCTCATCCAGCCCGCTCCCCTGCCCGAGACGCTGATCGGCGCCGACCCGCGTGCCTACGTCGAAGGGGTGATGGGCGCACGCCACGCCGGCCTGGCGCCGTTCCCCCGTGACGTCCTCGATCACTACATCGCGGGGTTCGCCGGGATCGAGCGTGCGCGCGGCGCGTGCGAGGACTACCGGGCCGCGGCCACCATCGACCTCGACCACGACCGACGGGACCGCGACCAGGGCCGCAAGATCGCCGCGCCGCTGCGCGTGCTGTGGGGCAAGCACGGTGTCATCGAGCGACTGTTCGAACCCCTCGAACTGTGGCAGAACATCGCAGACACCGTGTCCGGCCGCGCCCTCGACTGCGGCCACTACCTTCCCGAAGAACAACCCGAGGAGATCGTCGCGGAAATGCGCGCGTTCTTCGGTGATTGCGCCTAG
- a CDS encoding LysR family transcriptional regulator: MADVGDLEFFVTLAAAGTMTEAARHWGVSVSVVSRRLKALEERLGTPLVHRRARGLELTAEGQQYHVRGSEILQQLKDLESTLNPDPKDLTGSIRVISTVGLGRVHIAPLLHDFRRRHRSVEISLELTSLPLSASVPGFDIAIQVGRVRDSSLAIRQLLPNRRVVVASPDYLDAHGAPADLDDLKNHELLVVRENEGESIWRFVKDGRETAIPVRGGLICNDGIAVTEWCLAGAGLAMRSIWHVAPYVREGRLVHVLPDVETPEADVVALFDAGVRTSPRVRTLLSFLRKQLAQRCIPLPTRQAGAALHW; the protein is encoded by the coding sequence ATGGCCGATGTCGGTGATCTCGAATTCTTCGTGACGCTCGCGGCGGCAGGGACGATGACCGAGGCCGCACGGCACTGGGGTGTCTCGGTCTCCGTGGTGAGCCGACGGCTCAAGGCTCTCGAAGAACGCCTGGGCACACCGTTGGTGCACCGGCGCGCCCGCGGGCTCGAGCTCACCGCCGAGGGGCAGCAGTACCACGTGCGGGGGAGCGAAATACTCCAGCAGCTCAAGGATTTGGAGAGCACGCTGAACCCCGATCCCAAGGACTTGACGGGTTCGATCCGGGTGATCAGCACCGTCGGCCTCGGGCGAGTGCACATCGCGCCGCTGCTTCACGATTTTCGGCGACGTCACCGGAGCGTCGAGATCTCGCTGGAGCTCACGAGCCTGCCGCTGTCGGCTTCGGTGCCCGGTTTCGACATCGCGATTCAGGTCGGGCGGGTGCGCGACTCGTCGCTCGCGATACGTCAACTGCTGCCCAACCGGCGTGTGGTGGTGGCCTCGCCCGACTACCTCGACGCGCACGGCGCACCGGCGGACCTCGACGACCTCAAGAATCACGAGCTTCTCGTCGTCCGCGAGAACGAGGGTGAGTCGATCTGGCGATTCGTGAAAGACGGTCGTGAGACGGCGATTCCGGTACGAGGCGGCCTCATCTGCAACGACGGCATCGCGGTGACCGAATGGTGCCTGGCCGGCGCAGGACTGGCCATGCGCTCGATCTGGCACGTCGCACCGTATGTGCGGGAGGGGCGACTCGTACACGTGCTGCCCGACGTCGAGACTCCGGAGGCCGACGTCGTCGCGCTGTTCGACGCCGGGGTGCGTACCTCGCCACGCGTGCGAACATTGTTGTCCTTCTTGCGTAAACAGCTTGCGCAGCGGTGTATCCCGTTACCGACACGACAGGCTGGAGCGGCTCTCCACTGGTAG
- a CDS encoding tartrate dehydrogenase, giving the protein MVNRYKVAVIAGDGIGREVVPEGLRVLQAASERFGFTLDLEEFDYANVDYYLKHGQMMPDDWFEQLRGFDAIFFGAVGWPELVPDHISLWGSLIQFRRHFDQYVNLRPVRLLPGIAGPLAGRKPGDIDFYVVRENTEGEYSSIGGKIFEDTPRETVIQDTVMTRVGVDRILRYAFELAQRRPRRLLTSATKSNGISISMPYWDERVEQMSTMFPDVSVNKFHIDILAANFVLHPDWFDVVVASNLFGDILSDLGPACTGTIGVAPSANINPERTFPSLFEPVHGSAPDIAGQGVANPVGQIWCASMMLEHLGERTAAKAVLDAIEAVLADGAVLTPDLGGTATTTALGTAIADSVGASASAGAGTR; this is encoded by the coding sequence GTGGTCAACAGGTACAAGGTCGCAGTCATCGCCGGTGACGGCATCGGTCGCGAGGTCGTTCCGGAAGGGCTACGGGTGTTGCAGGCCGCCTCGGAGCGGTTCGGCTTCACCCTGGACCTCGAAGAATTCGACTACGCCAACGTCGACTACTACCTCAAGCACGGCCAGATGATGCCCGACGACTGGTTCGAGCAGTTGCGGGGATTCGACGCCATCTTCTTCGGCGCGGTCGGCTGGCCCGAACTCGTTCCCGACCACATCTCGCTGTGGGGAAGCCTGATCCAGTTCCGCCGCCATTTCGACCAATACGTCAACCTGCGCCCCGTGCGCCTGCTGCCCGGCATCGCCGGACCACTCGCCGGCCGCAAACCCGGCGACATCGACTTCTACGTGGTGCGGGAGAACACCGAGGGCGAGTACTCCAGCATCGGCGGCAAGATCTTCGAGGACACCCCACGTGAGACCGTGATCCAGGATACGGTGATGACCCGCGTCGGCGTCGACCGGATTCTGCGGTACGCCTTCGAACTCGCGCAGCGCCGTCCCCGTCGCCTGCTCACCTCGGCGACAAAGAGCAACGGGATCTCGATCTCCATGCCGTACTGGGACGAGCGCGTCGAGCAGATGTCCACGATGTTCCCGGACGTCTCCGTCAACAAGTTCCACATCGACATCCTCGCGGCCAACTTCGTGCTGCATCCCGACTGGTTCGACGTTGTGGTTGCGAGCAATCTGTTCGGCGATATCCTCTCCGATCTCGGCCCGGCCTGCACGGGAACCATCGGCGTCGCTCCCAGCGCCAACATCAACCCCGAGCGCACCTTCCCCAGCCTGTTCGAGCCGGTCCACGGTTCGGCGCCCGACATCGCGGGTCAGGGGGTTGCGAACCCGGTCGGCCAGATCTGGTGTGCCTCAATGATGCTCGAGCACCTCGGGGAACGCACGGCAGCAAAGGCCGTGCTGGATGCCATCGAAGCGGTGCTGGCCGACGGTGCGGTGCTCACCCCCGACCTCGGCGGGACGGCGACGACGACGGCGCTGGGAACCGCGATCGCGGACAGCGTCGGCGCGTCGGCCAGTGCGGGTGCCGGGACGCGCTGA